From the Eleutherodactylus coqui strain aEleCoq1 chromosome 9, aEleCoq1.hap1, whole genome shotgun sequence genome, the window GGGATATAAAGACCGCACAGTATTGGGGTGTGAGGGATGTAAAGACCGCACAGTATTGGGGTGTGAGGGATGTAAAGACCGCACAGTATTGGGGTGTGAGGGATGTAAAGACCGCACAGTATTGGGGTGTGAGGGATGTAAAGACCGCACAGTATTGGGGTGTGAGGGATGTAAAGACCGCACAGTATTGGGGTGTGAGGGATGTAAAGACCGCACAGTATTGGGGTGTGAGGGATGTAAAGACCGCACAGTATTGGGGCGTGAGGGATGTAAAGACCGCACAGTATTGGGGCGTGAGGGATGTAAAGACCGCACAGTATTGGGGAGTGAGGGATGTAAAGACCGCACAGTATTGGGGCGTGAGGGATGTAAAGACCGCACAGTATTGGGGCGTGAGGGATATAAAGACCGCACAGTATTGGGGTGTGAGGGATATAAAGACCGCACAGTATTGGGGTGTGAGGGATGTAAAGACCGCACAGTATTGGGGTGTGAGGGATATAAAGACCGCACAGTATTGGGGTGTGAGGGATGTAAAGACCGCACAGTATTGGGGCGTGGGGGATGCGAGGACCGCACAGTATTGGGGCGTGGGGGATGCGAGGACCGCACAGTATTGGGGCGTGGGGGATGCGAGGACCGCACAGTATTGGGGCGTGGGGGATGCGAGGACCGCACAGTATTGGGGCGTGGGGGATGCGAGGACCGCACATTATTGGGGCGTGGGGGATGCGAGGACCGCACAGTATTGGGGCGTGAGGGATGCGAGGACCGCACAGTATTGGGGCGTGGGGGATGCGAGGACCGCACAGTATTGGGGCGTGGGGGATGCGAGGACCGCACAGTATTGGGGCGTGGGGGATGCGAGGACCGCACAGTATTGGGGCGTGGGGGATACGAGGACCGCACAGTATTGGGGCGTGGGGGATGCGAGGACCGCACAGTATTGGGGCGTGAGGGATGCGAGGACCGCACAGTATTGGGGCGTGAGGGATGCGAGGACCGCACAGTATTGGGGCGTGAGGGATGCGAGGACCGCACAGTATTGGGGCGTGAGGGATGCGAGGCCCGCACAGTATTGGGGCGTGAGGGATGCGAGGCCCGCACAGTATTGGGGCGTGAGGGATGCGGGGCCCGCACAGTATTGGGGCGTGAGGGATGCGGGGCCCGCACAGTATTGGGGCGTGAGGGATGCGGGGCCCGCACAGTATTGGGGCGTGAGGGGTGCGAGGACCGCACAGTATTGGGGCGTGAGGGGTGCGAGGACCGCACAGTATTGGGGCGTGAGGGGTGCGAGGACCGCACAGTATTGGGGCGTGAGGGGTGCGGGGCCCGCACAGTATTAAATTCGCCGGTCTTCTTACGCGCTGTTTCTGTGTTTGTTGCAGCGGATGCGTGGGCAGGTGGAGGGTCACCAGCCCCTCTTCAACGGTCTGGAGAATGATCTCGGCAAGGCTCGAGAGGTGAGTGAGAAGATGCTGCGAGCTCACAGCGAACGGGACGTGGACCTGGAGAGATACCGGGAGAAAGTGCAGCAGCTGCTGGAGCGCTGGCAGGCCATTGTCCTGCAGATAGACTTGAGGCAGCGAGAACTGGAGCAGCTGGGCAAACAGCTCCGCTACTACCGAGAGAGCTATGAGTGGCTCATCCGATGGATACAGGATGCTAAGCAGCGCCAGGAGAAGATCCAGTCTGTGCCCATCACCGACAGCAGAACTGTCAAGGAGCAACTACAGGAGGAAAAGGTAGGGATCCCAGGAACAGGAGCTGTGTAATCGGATTGGGGATGGGGCCACATACAACGCAACAAGAATAACTCCACCCAACAGGCGGATATGGAAGGGAAAATATTAGCTGTTCCTGCCCCAATATCATACTGGCCTTAGTTCATAATTTGTCTGGAGCGATCCTTTATAATAGATGAGGGAGGTCACCTATCATGAACTGACTTTATACAGAGGGTCATTAATAAAACGTCTATCCCATGTTCACAGAAACTGCtggaggaaagtgagaaaaaccgCGTGAAAGTTGACGAATGCCAGAAGTACGCCAAGCAGTATATCGATGCCATCAAGGTGAGAGGAATACACTCGCATGCCACAGCCACCACCAATATACATTACTCCTTGATTATATAGCGAAagctgagtgcagctctgcagtataatacagaatgggaCTCAGGATCCGTACAAGATAAATAATGTATGAATGCAATGACTCCATTGATTAGATGGAGTAATTCTGTGTGTGACTCAGTATTTATTGGTGATGGGAACTGTAATGGTAATTTGGTTCCTACTACTGCTGAATCTATCCACTCTTCTAGGACTTTGAGCTCCAGTTAGTGACATACAAAGCTCAGTTGGAGCCAGTTGCATCACCTGTCAAGAAGCCAAAAGTGCAGTCTACATCTGACAACATCATCCAGGAGGTGAGGGCATCTTGGCACCTTCTCATGATCATTGCCATCCTGCTTGGCATGTGATGTGGGGCCTGATCATCTCTCTTACTTTCTTGCAGTATGTGGAGCTTCGGACCAAGTACAGTGAACTCACCACATTGACCAGTCAGTATATCAAATTCATCACCGAGACGCTGCGTCgtctggaggaagaggaggtatgaTCCTGACATTGTACCCAGTACTTGTCATACTGGTGCCAcaccaggtaccctggcataccCCACTCTAAATAGAAGTCCGTTCATTAGTATCCTGGATAAGGCAGCACCAGGTTCAGCGCACGATTATGGTGTTTCGGACTGGACTAATATTGAACCATACATTTATAAAGCTCATGTGACTGTGCAAATTTCTGCCAATTCTTGCTGAGGATGGGTGAAGAACTGCTGCAAAAAGACTGCACCCAACCTAAAGAATATGATGCCCGTCATATACCGTGCTGTCAGTTAATGGCAGAGTATCCTGCTTTGCTCTGTATATGGACCTGGTCTGGGAACAGTCCATTCCCCAGGTCACTGCGATCTGTAGGCACCAGATTTGTACAATGTCTAAAGCCACTAGAGCACGGACCTAGTCACAATGTACAACACCCTACTCTGGTAATATAGAGACagggaatcgcagcatgcctcATACACACGGTGCCCCATTGTCATATATAGTCCCATTCAGATGACTAGTATACAATACACAGTGCCGCAGACCATTAGCATGATGCATATATCCCCATTCAGAGTTCGAGTATACAATGCACAGTGCCCCATTCTAGTACCTACTATAATATAATGCATATATCCCGATTTTAAATGACCAGTATACAGTGCACAGCACCTATTTCTAGTACATAGTATAATACATATATTTCCATTCTTGGGACCAGTATACAAAACCCTGGTTTAAAGGTCTTCCCTCTATCTCCATTCTATAATGTGGCGACCGCCATTCGTGTACAGAGACTGTGACTCAGGGAGAGTATTTTACTTTACCTTTATATTTTCTAGCTGCCTAGATGGCGTCGGGTACATGTGCCACCCCACATACATCCTCTCATCCCTTTGTGTTCAGCCATTGTTCTTACTTATGTTTGGTTTTTGACCATAGAATtattttttccatctgttttatttttcttttttctttttcttttttgtgtctcCATtgtccctctccacccctctataCCTGCCCTCACCCGTCCTCCCTCTGTTCCCACCCCACCCTCCTTCAGAGAGCGGCTAAGAAGCTGAAAGAGGAAGAAAGGAAGAAGCTGGCAGAGGTAGAGGCCCAGCTTGAGAAACAGAGGCAGTTGGCTGAGGCTCACGCACAGGCCAAAGCCCTGGCTGAAAAAGAGGCCTTAGAACTGCGACTGAACATGCAAGAAGAAGTCAGCAAAAGGGAGGTTGTTGCTGTCGATGCCGAGCAGCAGAAGAAGAACATTCAGCAGGAGCTGCATCAGATGAAGCAAATCTCTGAAACAGAGATCAAAACCAAAGTGAAACTGATTGAAGAGGCCGAGTACAACCGCAAAAAAGTGGAGGAGGAGATCAGGATTATCCGACTGCAACTAGAAACCAGCCAGAAGCAAAAGCTCGGTGCCGAAGATGAGCTCAAGGAATTGAGAGCCagggcagaggaggcagagaggcagAAGAAACTAGCACAAGAAGAAGCTGAACGTCTGCGAAAACAGGTGAAGGATGAGGCCCAAAAGAAGAGagaggcagaagaagagttacaGCGCAAGATTCAGGCTGAGAAAGATGCGGCCAGAGAAAAGCAAAGGGCTCTAGATGATCTGGAGAAATTGAGGCTACAAgctgaggaggctgagaggaggaTGAAACAAGCAGAactagagaaagagagacagatcaAACAAGCTCATGATGTGGCCCAACAGAGTGCTGAAGCGACACTACAGAGCAAACGCATGTCATTCCTGGAGAAGACCACCCAGTTGGAAATGTCCCTGCAACAAGAGCATATCACCGTTACCCACCTGCAAGAGGAGGCTGAACGTCTAAAGAGGCAGCAGTTAGAGGCTGAAAATGCAAAGGAGGAAGCTGAGCGAGAGTTAGAAAAATGGAGACAGAAAGCCAATGAAGCTCTCAGGCTAAGGCTCCAGGCAGAGGAAATAGCCCATAAGAAAACTCTAGCGCAAGAAGAAGCTGAGAAACAGAAGGAAGATGCAGAAAGAGAGGCCCGCAAGAGAGCCAAAACTGAAGATTCTGCTCTGCGCCAGAAGGAACTAGCCGAGGAAGAACTGGTGAAACAGAGAAAGCTGGCTGAACAAACTGCTTCCCATAAACTGTTTGCTGAACAAGAGCTGATCCGGCTGAAGGCAGAGGTGGATAATGGTGAACAGCAACGTTTGGTTCTGGAGGAAGATCTCTTCCGCCTCAAGAATGAAGTTAATGAAGCAATCCAGAGAAGAAGAGGACTGGAGGAAGAACTTGCCAAGGTGCGTGCTGAAATGGAGATCCTTTTGAAGGCCAAAACCAAAACAGAAGAAGACTCTCGCTCTGCAAGTGAAAAGTCTAAGCAGATGTTGGAAGAAGAAGCAAACAAGTTGAGAGAGCTTGCAGAAGAAGCTGCCAGGTTGCGTGCTCTCTCAGAAGAAGCCAAGAAGCAAAGACAATTAGCAGAAGAAGATGCTACACGACAGAGGGCTGAAGCAGAAAGGATCCTGAAAGAAAAGTTGGCCGCCATCAATGAGGCCACACGGTTAAAGACAGAAGCTGAGATAGCCTTGAAGGAGAAGGAAGCTGAGAATGAGCGCCTCAGAAGATTAGCCGAAGATGAAGCTTATCAACGAAAACTACTGGAAGAGCAAGCCACTCAACACAAGCAAGACATCGAAGAGAAAATTCTGCTGCTTAAACAATCCTCTGAGAGCGAGTTGGAAAGGCAAAAGAATATTGTGGATGAGACCGTGAAGCAGAGGAGAATCATTGAAGAAGAGATACGAATCCTGAAAATAAACTTTGAAAAGGCCTCAGTGGGCAAATCCGACCTGGAACTAGAACttcaaaaactgaaaaacattgCAGACGAAACACAAAAGAGCAAGGAAAAAGCAGAGCGAGAAGCAGAAATGCAACGACAGCTAGCTCTAGAGGAGGAGGTGAGGCGAAAAGAAGCTGAAGACAAGGTCAAGAAGATTATTGCTGCAGAACAGGAGGCAGCAAGACAGAGGAAAGTAGCCCTAGAAGAAGTTGAGAAACTGAAGGCCAAGGCTGAAGAAGCCAGAAAACAGAAGGAGCTTGCTGAAAAAGAGGCTGAAAAACAAATAGAGCTTGCTCAAGAAGCCGCCAGGAACAAAATCgatgcagaagaaaaagcacaTATTGCTGTTATACAGCAGAAAGAGCAGGAATTGATGCAAACTAGAATCCAAGAGCAGAGCATGCTCGATAAGCTTAAAGAAGAGGCTGAGAAGGCCAAACGGGCGCTTGAGGACGCCGAGAGAGCAAAGTCAAAGGCTGAACATGAAGCAGCACTTTCACGTCAGCAGGCAGAGGAAGCAGACCGCCTGAAGCAAAAAGCAGAGGATGAAGCCCAAGCTAAGGCCCAAGCTCAGGAAGATGCAGAAAAGATTCGTAAAGATGCAGAACTAGAAGCTGCTAAGAGAGCCCAGGCCGAGCAGGCAGCCCTCAAGCTTAAACAGCTGGCAGATGCCGAAATGGAGAAAcataagaaatttgcagaaaaaaCTCTTAGACAGAAGGAGCAGGTAGAAGGTGAACTGACTAAAGTTAAGCTCCAGCTGGAGGAAACTGACAACCAGAAAACCATTTTAGATGACGAGTTGGGACGGCTAAAAGAAGAAGTGACCGAGTCTCTGAGGCAGAAGAAACTGGTGGAAGACGAGTTATTCAAAGTGAAAATACAGATGGAAGAGTTGGTGAAACTGAAGATTCGTATcgaagaagaaaataagattcttATAACAAAAGATAAGGACAACACCCAAAAATTCCTGCTGGAGGAAGCCGAAAAGATGAAACAAGTAGCTGAAGAGGCTGCCCGTCTGAGCGTTGAGGCCCAGGAGGCTGCACGTTTAAGGAAGATTGCAGAGGACGACCTAAATGAACAGCGAGCCTTAGCTGAAAAGATGTTGAAGGAGAAAATGCAAGCCGTTCAAGAAGCCACCCGTCTAAAAGCAGAAGCTGAGATGCTGCAGAAACAGAAGGAACTGGCCATGGAGCAAGCTAAGAAACTCCAGGAAGACAAGGAGCAAATGCAGCAGCAGCTTGCCGAGGAGACCGAGGGCTTCCAAAAGACTCTAGAGGCCGAGCGACGCCGACAGCTCGACATAAGTGCCGAAGCCGAACGCCTTAAATTACAAGTGGTTGAAATGAGCAAAGCCCAAGCCAAAGCTGAAGAAGATGCCAAAAAGTTTAGGAAACGGGCTGAAGAAATCAGTGAGAGGTTACACCAAACAGAACTGACAACCAAAGAGAAGATGACTGTGGTTCATACCCTCGAAATACAGAGACAGCAAAGCGATAAGGAGGCTGAAGATCTGCGAAATGCCATTGCAGACctagaaaaagagaaagagaagctCAAGAAGGAGGCTGAACTGCTGCAGAGGAAGTCAGAAGAGGTACCTAATTATTTATATTGCTTACACTCATTATAGAACATTTCACATGTTTCTTTCTTATACATCCAGAGATGCATTTAATTTGTGCTTTTGCCCATTCCATGCACTGTCCATAGTCATTGTTCTCATTGCCGCAGTATCCATAAAGCTGACCAATCGCCCAAAATCAACGTGTGTGCTCTGCTCAGGTCTAGGTACATGCTATACTGATAGAGCAGGGGATTAAGTGACTGCCAGCTTTGATGCTGCTACTCAAAGGACTAGGTGGATTAAAATCCAAGATCCTTAAATTTCCAGCCAATATCAGGAACCTCCTAGATCTTAAATTGTCCGCAGATCTTTTTAAAGTTACCAAGGTGTATGGCCAGGTGTGATAGAGGAATCCCACACCAGTTGAGACCAAAGACTATcctgctgcaaaaagatggtctCTTAGGGTCTCAGGGGGTTCTATTTTTGACAGGTTTTCATTGAGCGTTCCTGAATCTTATGTATTATAGGTCATGATTGTTGTAGAATGAGTGAACCCCAAACACCATAATATTAAAGGGGGAAACTAACAACAATCTTTAACTCTGCAAAATGGTTACAAGTCAGCCTCCTCATGCTTGTTGGTAGATGTTAGTGCCCATAGAGGGTCATGGGCTGCAGGGAACCCTTTTGACCCATTACCTTTTTTGCTTTTGCTATGATGACTATTCTTACACTTCAGTAACCACATTCTTTAATGTATCTTATGTTCTTCACTTAATTAGTTTGATCTGTTTTTTCACAGATGGAGCTAGCTCAACGGGAACAGCTACGTCAAGAAACCCAGACCCTCCAGACCACATTCCTGTCCGAGAAGCAAATATTGATCCAAAAAGAAAAGTACATTGAAGAAGAGAAGGCCAAATTAGAGAAGCTTTTTGAACAAGAGGTCAACAAAGCCCAAAACTTGAAAAGCGAGAAAGAGCGTCAACTTCAGCAGCTGGAGGAGGAAAAACGGCTTCTTGAGATTAGCATGGGCGATGCTGTTAAGAAGCAGCTCGATGCAGAGGACAAAGTGCGTCAGAAACAAGAAGAACTGCAGCAGCTGGATAAAAAGCGACATGAACAAGAGGAACTGCTGGAGGAAGAAAACCGAAAATTGAGGGAAAGACTAGAACAGCTGGAACAAGAACATAGAATAGCCTTGGAGAAAACAAAGGAAATCTTAATTCACAAAGAAACCATCATAACCCAGACCAGAGCCGTGCCAAATGGAAGAGACTCAGTTGATTGTTCCATTGAAAATGGTGAACAAGAAAATGCATTTGATGGCTTAAGGCAGAAAGTATCTGCTAAGAAATTGTATGAGGCAGGTGTACTGACCAAAGAGATGCTGGACAAACTGTCCAATAGGCAGGTATCTGTAGATGACGTCTCCCAACGAGAAGACATCAAAAAATACCTCCAAGGGAAGAGCAGCATTGCTGGACTGCTTCTCAAACCCAGCAATGAAAAGATCAGCATCTACAATGCCATGAAGAAGAAGCTGGTCACCCCTGGCACTGCACTCATCCTGCTGGAAGCCCAGGCTGCCTCTGGCTACATCATTGACCCAGTGAGAAACAAGAGGCTAACAGTCAGCgaagcagtgaaagaaaacgtcATTGGCCCTGAAATACACAACAAGATGCTGTCTGCGGAGAGGGCCATCACTGGTTACAAGGATCCGTATACTGGAGAGAAAATTTCACTCTTCCAAGCTATGAACAAGGACTTAATCGTGAAAGATCATGGAATACGTCTACTGGAAGCCCAAATTGCCACCGGAGGTATTGTAGACCCAGTCAATAGTCATCGTCTGCCTCTGGACTCTGCCTATAAACGAGGCTACTTCGATGAAGAAATGAACAAGGTCTTATCTGATCCCACAGATGACTCCAAAGGCTTCTTTGACCCTAACACCCAAGAAAATCTCACCTACCTGCAGCTTATGGACAGATGTGTGATAGACCCAGAGACTAAGTTGTGTCTTCTGCCACTGACCGACAAAGCTGGAAAAGGAGAACTTGTCTACACCGATTCAGAAACCAAAGACATCTTCAAGAAAGCCACAGTTTCTGTTCCATTTGGAAAATTCCAGGGAAAAAGTGTCACTATCTGGGAAATTATCAATTCTGAATATTTCACGGAAGAGCAAAGACGGGAATTGTTACGACAGTACAAAACGGGCAAAATCACTGTGGAAAAAATCATCAAGATCATCATTACCGTGGTAGAAGAAAATGAAAAGAAGCAGCAGATGTGCTTCGATGGTCTAAGAAATCCCGTCCCAGCAGCAGAACTGGTCGAAAGTAAGATCATCGATAACGATCTGTTCAACCAGCTCCATCAAGGTAAAAAGTCTGTAAAGGAAGTTTCTGAGGTCGACTCTGTAAAAAAATATTTGACTGGAAGCACAGCCATAGCTGGAGTCCGAGTGGAGAAATCTGGCGAGAAACTAAGCTTCTATAATGCCATAAGGAAAAACCTTCTGAAGCCTGCCACGGCTCTCAACCTGCTCGAAGCTCAAGCTGGTACAGGATTCCTCATTGACCCTGTTAAAAATGAATTACTTCCGGTAGATGAGGCTGTAAAAGCTGGAATTGTGGGTCCAGAATACCATGAAAAGTTGCTGTCTGCAGATAAAGCTGTCTCGGGCTACAAGGATCCTTACACCGGGCAAACACTGTCTCTCTTCCAAGCTCTGCAGAAGGGACTGATACCAAAAGACAGTGGAATCCGACTTTTAGATGCACAACTGGCAACAGGTGGCATAATAGATCCAGTAAACAGCCACCGTCTCCCACTTGAGATTGCTTACAAGAGAGGTCATCTGGATGAAGAGACAACCAAGATCCTTTCTGAGCCAGTAGATGAAAACACGGGCTTCTATGATCCAAACAGCCAAGAAAACCTCTCCTATGCCCAGCTGCAGAAGAAGTGCAAGGTGGATAAGAAAACCGGCCACTTGTTACTTCCCCTGTCCGAACAAGCCATACAGTCCCAACTGGAAGAGGTTTACAATGACTCTCAAGCCAAAGAAGCCTTTGATAAAGCAACAGTTGAAGTTCCCGTCGGCAGCTTCAAAGGAAGGACTATTACACTCTGGGAATTGATCCATTCTGAATATTTCACAGAAGAGCAAAGGCGGGAGCTCCTTCGTCAGTATAAGACTGGAAAAGTCACCATCGAGAAAATTATCAAAATCATGATCACTATTGTGGAGGAAACTGAGACCAAGAGACAGCAACGTCTAACCTTCAGCGGTCTCCGAGCTCCGGTACCTGCTAATGAACTTCTGGAGGCCAAGATTATTGATAAAACCCAGTTTGAGCAACTCAAAGAAGGCAAGAAGTCAGTAAAGGAGATATCTGAGACCGACTCTGTCAAGAGATACCTCCAAGGCAGTGACTGCATAGCCGGAGTCTACATTGAAGAGAACAAGTTAAAAATGAACATCTACCAAGCCATGAAGAGGAATCTGCTGAGGCCTGGAACCGCTTTGGTCCTCCTTGAGGCACAAGCCGCGACTGGTTTTATTATTGACCCAGTAAAGAATCAAAAATTCTATGTGAATGAGGCAGTGAAAGCAGGAGTCGTTGGACCAGAGCTGCATGAGAAACTTTTATCTGCTGAAAAAGCTGTTACAGGATACAAAGACCCTTACTCTGGAAACACCATCTCAGTATTCGAAGCTATGCAAAAAGGCTTAATCCTCAGGGAACATGGAATACGCATCTTGGAAGCTCAGATCGCCACCGGTGGAATTATTGACCCTGTTCACAGCCACAGAGTCCCAGTGGAGGTTGCCTATAAACGAGGTTACTTTGATGAAGCCATGAACAAGATCCT encodes:
- the PLEC gene encoding plectin isoform X15 — translated: MQPSGPGFFPTVVVVGHIVTMVVVWHWRKRRRALQDSEDERDRVQKKTFTKWVNKHLIKAQRHVNDLYEDLRDGHNLISLLEVLSGETLPREKGRMRFHKLQNVQIALDFLKQRQVKLVNIRNDDIADGNPKLTLGLIWTIILHFQISDIQVSGQSEDMTAKEKLLLWSQRMTEGYQGLRCDNFTGSWRDGRLFNAIIHRHKPMLIDMNRVYRQTNIENLDQAFTVAERDLGVTRLLDPEDVDVPQPDEKSIITYVSSLYDAMPRVPDVQDGVRANELELRWHEYYERVTMLLQWIRHYTVIFEEKRFPASYEEIEILWRQFLKFKETDLPNKEADKNQSKLQYQSLEGAVKSGQLKVPPGYHPLDVEKEWGKLHVSILEREKLLRIELERLERLQRIVSKLQMESGLCEEQLNQADALLQTNIRLLNAGKPLQRAGDIERDLDKADAMIRILFNDVQALKDGRHPQGEQMYRRVYRLHERLVAIRTEYNLRIKSGATQVITQVTHVTQHANRPEVDEVTQRYLQDLLGWVEENQKRINAAEWGSDLPSVESQLGSHRGLHQSINEFRSKIERARADEAQMSGSRGTYQEYLGKLDLQYAKLLNSSKARLRHLESLYAFVAAATKELMWLNDKEEEEVNFDWSERNTNMTNKKDNYSGLMRELELKEKKIKEIQSNGDRLLREDHPGKSTVEAFQAALQTEWSWMLQLCCCIEAHLKENTAYFQFFADVKEAEEHLKKVQDNMRRKYTCDRSVTVTRLEDLVQDSMDEKEQLTEYKGQITGLAKRAKTIIQLKPRSPANPPKGQQPVQAVCDYKQMEITIHKGDECRLVNNSQPYKWKVLNSAGSEAVVPSVCFIVPPPNKEALDAVSRLEVGHQNLLTLWQRLHIDLKSLLSFQYLLRDIQLIQSWNLVTFRSMTSEEYKLILRNLEIHYQNFMRDSQDSQNFHPDDRMNVEKEYNACNQKYEILLRSLERGEQDESTCKNYISQLKNIQLQLEGCEARTISKIRSPLDKDPIKDCSQRIGDQQQIHFELETIQKNLDKVSEKTQKILAQPDLGASAPVLRSEHDITQQKMGQVYSLSSIYLDKLKTINLVIRNTHGAEEVVKTYEDQLKDVHTVPADIKELENSKTDLKRMRGQVEGHQPLFNGLENDLGKAREVSEKMLRAHSERDVDLERYREKVQQLLERWQAIVLQIDLRQRELEQLGKQLRYYRESYEWLIRWIQDAKQRQEKIQSVPITDSRTVKEQLQEEKKLLEESEKNRVKVDECQKYAKQYIDAIKDFELQLVTYKAQLEPVASPVKKPKVQSTSDNIIQEYVELRTKYSELTTLTSQYIKFITETLRRLEEEERAAKKLKEEERKKLAEVEAQLEKQRQLAEAHAQAKALAEKEALELRLNMQEEVSKREVVAVDAEQQKKNIQQELHQMKQISETEIKTKVKLIEEAEYNRKKVEEEIRIIRLQLETSQKQKLGAEDELKELRARAEEAERQKKLAQEEAERLRKQVKDEAQKKREAEEELQRKIQAEKDAAREKQRALDDLEKLRLQAEEAERRMKQAELEKERQIKQAHDVAQQSAEATLQSKRMSFLEKTTQLEMSLQQEHITVTHLQEEAERLKRQQLEAENAKEEAERELEKWRQKANEALRLRLQAEEIAHKKTLAQEEAEKQKEDAEREARKRAKTEDSALRQKELAEEELVKQRKLAEQTASHKLFAEQELIRLKAEVDNGEQQRLVLEEDLFRLKNEVNEAIQRRRGLEEELAKVRAEMEILLKAKTKTEEDSRSASEKSKQMLEEEANKLRELAEEAARLRALSEEAKKQRQLAEEDATRQRAEAERILKEKLAAINEATRLKTEAEIALKEKEAENERLRRLAEDEAYQRKLLEEQATQHKQDIEEKILLLKQSSESELERQKNIVDETVKQRRIIEEEIRILKINFEKASVGKSDLELELQKLKNIADETQKSKEKAEREAEMQRQLALEEEVRRKEAEDKVKKIIAAEQEAARQRKVALEEVEKLKAKAEEARKQKELAEKEAEKQIELAQEAARNKIDAEEKAHIAVIQQKEQELMQTRIQEQSMLDKLKEEAEKAKRALEDAERAKSKAEHEAALSRQQAEEADRLKQKAEDEAQAKAQAQEDAEKIRKDAELEAAKRAQAEQAALKLKQLADAEMEKHKKFAEKTLRQKEQVEGELTKVKLQLEETDNQKTILDDELGRLKEEVTESLRQKKLVEDELFKVKIQMEELVKLKIRIEEENKILITKDKDNTQKFLLEEAEKMKQVAEEAARLSVEAQEAARLRKIAEDDLNEQRALAEKMLKEKMQAVQEATRLKAEAEMLQKQKELAMEQAKKLQEDKEQMQQQLAEETEGFQKTLEAERRRQLDISAEAERLKLQVVEMSKAQAKAEEDAKKFRKRAEEISERLHQTELTTKEKMTVVHTLEIQRQQSDKEAEDLRNAIADLEKEKEKLKKEAELLQRKSEEMELAQREQLRQETQTLQTTFLSEKQILIQKEKYIEEEKAKLEKLFEQEVNKAQNLKSEKERQLQQLEEEKRLLEISMGDAVKKQLDAEDKVRQKQEELQQLDKKRHEQEELLEEENRKLRERLEQLEQEHRIALEKTKEILIHKETIITQTRAVPNGRDSVDCSIENGEQENAFDGLRQKVSAKKLYEAGVLTKEMLDKLSNRQVSVDDVSQREDIKKYLQGKSSIAGLLLKPSNEKISIYNAMKKKLVTPGTALILLEAQAASGYIIDPVRNKRLTVSEAVKENVIGPEIHNKMLSAERAITGYKDPYTGEKISLFQAMNKDLIVKDHGIRLLEAQIATGGIVDPVNSHRLPLDSAYKRGYFDEEMNKVLSDPTDDSKGFFDPNTQENLTYLQLMDRCVIDPETKLCLLPLTDKAGKGELVYTDSETKDIFKKATVSVPFGKFQGKSVTIWEIINSEYFTEEQRRELLRQYKTGKITVEKIIKIIITVVEENEKKQQMCFDGLRNPVPAAELVESKIIDNDLFNQLHQGKKSVKEVSEVDSVKKYLTGSTAIAGVRVEKSGEKLSFYNAIRKNLLKPATALNLLEAQAGTGFLIDPVKNELLPVDEAVKAGIVGPEYHEKLLSADKAVSGYKDPYTGQTLSLFQALQKGLIPKDSGIRLLDAQLATGGIIDPVNSHRLPLEIAYKRGHLDEETTKILSEPVDENTGFYDPNSQENLSYAQLQKKCKVDKKTGHLLLPLSEQAIQSQLEEVYNDSQAKEAFDKATVEVPVGSFKGRTITLWELIHSEYFTEEQRRELLRQYKTGKVTIEKIIKIMITIVEETETKRQQRLTFSGLRAPVPANELLEAKIIDKTQFEQLKEGKKSVKEISETDSVKRYLQGSDCIAGVYIEENKLKMNIYQAMKRNLLRPGTALVLLEAQAATGFIIDPVKNQKFYVNEAVKAGVVGPELHEKLLSAEKAVTGYKDPYSGNTISVFEAMQKGLILREHGIRILEAQIATGGIIDPVHSHRVPVEVAYKRGYFDEAMNKILSDPTDDTKGFFDPNTHENLTYLQLKERCIKDPETSLTLLLLKKMEKSAADEPTKVYSDTETKKVFEETTVDIPAGSLEGSSMTIWELMHSDLLPKEERERLMAEFQAGKLSKERMIIIIIEIIEKTEIIRQQELYSYDFVRRHITAEDMYQSKLITLEMYTMLKQGTKTIQEIIQIETVWRYLYGTGCVAGLQMPASKDTISIYQAMKKGLIPNDVAYLLLDAQAATGFMIDPVKNELLTVDEAVRKGIVGPEIHDRLLSAERAVTGYRDPYTEQMISIFQAMRKDLISSDQALRLLDAQIATGGVIDPRFGFHIPNETAYTRGYLNKETFDMLSEPSEVRSYVDPSTDEKLSYSQLLKRCRRDERSNLFLLPLADKRKLTFKGLRKEISMEELIKSNVMDAVTAQQLQDGLTSIEEVSRNLQKFLEGTSCIAGVYVEATKERYSIYQAMKKGMIRPGTAFELLEAQAATGYVIDPIKCLKLAVEDAVRMGIVGTEFKDKLLSAERAVTGYKDPYSGKLISLFQAMKKGLILKDHGIRLLEAQIATGGIIDPEESHRLPVETAYKRGLFDEEMNEILTDPSDDTKGFFDPNTEENLTYLQLMERCITDPDTGLCLLPLKEKKRERKTSSKSSVRKRRVVIVDPETGKEMSVYEAYRKGLIDQQTYIELSEQECEWEEVTISSSDGVVKSIITDRRSGRQYDIDDAISKGLIDQSSLDQYRAGTLSITEFADMLSGNMSGFRSRSSSVGSSSSYTASPARRDQASSWSDPSEETGPIAGIVDTDTLEKVSITEAMHRNLVDNITGQRLLEAQACTGGIIDPITGEKFSVVDAVNKGLVDKIMVDRINLAQKAFNGFEDPRTKTKMSAAQALKKGWLYYEAGQRFLEVQYLTGGLIEPEVPGRVGLEEALHKGTIDSRTAQKLRDVNTYSKYLTCPKTKLKISYKEAMEKSMVEDGTGLRLLEAASQSSKGYYSPYNVSGPGSASGSRSGSRTGSRPGSRRGSFDATGNSNFTMNFSSSSYTSSSYGRRYANNPQDAPFDATELASALLNLHLSCSQESRRGLDTLTTLKPGLV